A stretch of DNA from Sphingomonas ginkgonis:
GCTCCATCTCGCCGACAACGGCCTGACCGCCGAGGTGACGGGCCGCGAGAAGCATCCCTTCTCGATCTGGAAGAAGATGGCCGAGCGGCACATCAACTTCGAGCAGCTGTCCGACGTCATGGCGTTCCGGGTGATCGTCGACCAGCCGGACGATTGCTACAAGGCGCTCGGCCTCATCCATCGCCGCTGGCCGATGGTCCCCGGCCGCTTCAAGGACTTCATCTCCACCCCCAAGCGCAACGGCTATCGCTCGCTCCACACCTCAGTGATCCACGACAGCAAGATGCGGATCGAGATCCAGATCCGCACCCGCGCCATGCACGAGCAGGCCGAGCGCGGGCTCGCCGCGCACTGGGCCTACAAGGAAGGCAAGCCGGCGGCCGAGGTGAAGGTCCCATGGATCGACGACCTGGTCGAGATCCTCGATCATGCCGCCAGTCCCGAGGAACTGCTCGAGCATACCCGGATGGCGATGTACCAGGACCGGATCTTCGCCTTCACCCCGAAGGGCGAGCTCATCCAGCTGCCCAAGGGCGCGACCCCGGTCGACTTCGCCTACGCCGTGCACACCGACCTCGGCGACAAGACCGTCGGGGCCAAGGTCAACGGCCGGGTGGTGCCATTGCGCACCCTGCTCGAGAACGGTGACCAGGTCGGGATCCTCGTGTCCGACGCGCAGCAGCCGCAGCCGAGCTGGCTCCGCTTCGTCGCCACTGGTAAGGCCCGCTCCGCGATCCGCCGCTACGTCCGCCACAAGGAGCGCGACGAGACGGTCGAACTCGGCCGCAAGATCTACCAGGAGATCGTCGAGCGGCTCCCCTTCCCGCTCCCCAAGGAAGCGCTGCCGCGGGCGATCCGCACCCTCAAGCTGGACAGCGAGGACAGCCTGATGACGGCGGTCGCGCGCAAGCGGATCGCCGACGAGGAGCTGATGGAGGCACTGATGCCGGGCTCGACCGGCAGCGACGTCGCCCCTCGTGCGCCGAGCCAGCGCCAGGCCATCTCGATCAAGGGTCTGACTCCGGGCGTCGCCTTCCACCTCGCTCCCTGCTGCCACCCGATCCCGGGCGACCGCATCGTCGGGCTGCGCCGGGAGGACGAGGAGATCGAGGTCCATGCGATCGGCTGCGACCTGCTCGCGACCGGGATCGACGCCGACTGGCTCGACCTCGCCTGGACCGACGACAGCGAGGGAGCGACCGCGCGGCTGCGGATCGTCGTCCGCAACGTCGCCGGGGCGCTCGGAACCATGGCGACGACGCTGGGTCAGCAGGGGGCGAACATCGTCAACCTCCACCTGATCCACCGCGACGGCAGCTTCCACACCTTCGACGCCGACGTCGAGGTGCACGATCTCGCGCACCTCCACTCGATCATCGCCGCGCTGCGGACGGTCGACGCGGTGGCGACCGCCGAGCGGATCTAGGCGGCGGTCGCCGCCGCCAGCACCGCCAGGTTGACGAGGTCGTTGGCGCTGGCGGTCATCGGCGCGATCTGCACCGGCTTCTCCATCCCCAGCAGGAACGGCCCCATCACGCTTTCCCCGCCGAGCGCGCGAAGCAGCTTGGCCGAGAGATTGGCGGACTGGAGCCCGGGCATGATCAGGATGTTGGCGGGCCCGGTGAGCCGGCTGAATGGATAGTAGCGCCGTTGCGAGTCATGGCTGAGCGCCACGTCGGCCGCCATTTCGCCCTCATATTCGAAGTCGACGCTCATCGTGTCGAGCAGCCGCACCGCATCGCGCAGGTTGGCGACATAGGCGCCCGGCGGATTGCCGAAGGTCGTGTAGCTGACGAAGGCGACCCGCGGCTCCAGGCCCATCCGCCGCGCGAAGGCGGCGGTGCGGACCGCGATCGCCGCCAGCTGCTGCGCGTCCGGCCGCTCGTTGACCGCAGTGTCGGCGATCATCACCGTCTCGTGCTGGCCGACGATGATGTTGACCCCGAACGGCTCGGCGTCGCTCTCGCGGCCGATCACCGTCCGCACCTGGCTCAGCGACTGGCTGTAGGGGCGGGTGGTGCCGGTGATCATCGCGTCCGCCTCGCCCAGCTGGAGCATCGCGGCGGCGAAGAAGTTGCGGTCCTGGTTGACCAGCCGCTCGACCTCGCGCCGGAGATGCCCGCGGCGCTGGAGCTTGGCGTAGATGTGGTCGACCGCGCGCCCGACCAGCGGCGAGTTGCGGCTGTTGAGCACTTCATATTCGCTCGGGTCGTCGACCCCCAGCTCGCGCAGCAGGTCGTAGACGTCCTCGCGCCCGACCAGCACCGGCGTTCCGTAGCCGCCCTCCTTGAAGGCGATTGCGGCGCGCAGCACGTTGGGCTCCTCGCCTTCCGCGAACAGCACCCGCTTGGGGTTCGCCCGCGCCGCCTGGTAGGCCATCGACAGCACCGACAGAGTCGGGTTCAGCCGCGCCCGCAGCGCCTGGCGGTAGAAGGCCATGTTCTCGATCGGCCGCTGCGCCACGCCCGAGCGCATCGCCGCCTCGGCCACCGCCGCCGGGACGATCTCGAGCAGGCGCGGATCGAACGGCGCCGGGATGATGTAGTCTGCGCCGAACTTCTGCGCCCGCCCGCCATAGGCCGCCGCGACTTCCTCCGGCACCGGCTCGCGCGCCAGCTCGGCCAGCGCCTGCGCCGCCGCGATCTTCATCTCGTCGTTGATCGCGGTCGCCCGCACGTCGAGCGCGCCGCGGAAGATGAAGGGGAAACCCAGCACATTGTTGACCTGGTTCGGATAGTCCGACCGCCCCGTAGCGACGATCGCGTCCGGCCGCGCCGCCTTGGCGTCGGGCGGCGTGATCTCGGGGTCGGGGTTGGCCATCGCGAAGATGATCGGCTGGGGCGCCATGTGCCGCACCATCTCGGGCTTGAGCGCGCCCGCCGCGGACAGGCCGAGGAACACGTCAGCGCCCTCCAGCGCATCGGTCAGCGAGCGCCGGTCGGTCACCACCGCGTGCGCCGACTTCCACTGGTCGAGGTCGGTCCGGCCCTGGTAGATGACCCCCGAGCGGTCGCACATGATGACATGGTCGGCGCGGACGCCCATCGCCTTGATCAACTCGGTGCAGGCGATCGCCGCCGCGCCGGCGCCGTTCACCACCACCTTTGTGTCCTCCAGCTTGCGATGGGTCAGCAGGCAGGCGTTGATCAGCCCCGCCGCGGTGATGATCGCGGTGCCGTGCTGGTCGTCATGGAACACCGGGATATTCATCCGCTCGCGCAATTCCTGCTCGATCACGAAGCAGTCGGGCGCGGCGATGTCCTCGAGATTGATCCCGCCAAAGCTCGGCTCGAGCAGCGCGACCGCCTCGATGAAGGCGCGCGGGTCCTCCGTGGCGACTTCCAGGTCGATCGAGTCGACGTCGGCGAAGCGCTTGAACAGCACCGCCTTGCCTTCCATCACCGGCTTGGAGGCCAGCGCACCCAGGTTGCCGAGCCCGAGG
This window harbors:
- a CDS encoding RelA/SpoT family protein encodes the protein MLRQYELVERVRAYDPDADEALINRAYVFSMKAHGSQTRASGDPYFSHPIEVAGILTDLKLDDETIVTGILHDTIEDTVATTDEIEKKFGPSVARLVDGVTKLSKIEAQSENERAAENLRKFLLALSDDIRVLLVKLADRLHNMRTLHHIKSEEKRRRIARETMDIYAPLAERIGMYAIMSEMQTLAFRQLEPDAYASISRRLQQLHAEGGDIVSRIGLGLQLHLADNGLTAEVTGREKHPFSIWKKMAERHINFEQLSDVMAFRVIVDQPDDCYKALGLIHRRWPMVPGRFKDFISTPKRNGYRSLHTSVIHDSKMRIEIQIRTRAMHEQAERGLAAHWAYKEGKPAAEVKVPWIDDLVEILDHAASPEELLEHTRMAMYQDRIFAFTPKGELIQLPKGATPVDFAYAVHTDLGDKTVGAKVNGRVVPLRTLLENGDQVGILVSDAQQPQPSWLRFVATGKARSAIRRYVRHKERDETVELGRKIYQEIVERLPFPLPKEALPRAIRTLKLDSEDSLMTAVARKRIADEELMEALMPGSTGSDVAPRAPSQRQAISIKGLTPGVAFHLAPCCHPIPGDRIVGLRREDEEIEVHAIGCDLLATGIDADWLDLAWTDDSEGATARLRIVVRNVAGALGTMATTLGQQGANIVNLHLIHRDGSFHTFDADVEVHDLAHLHSIIAALRTVDAVATAERI
- a CDS encoding NADP-dependent malic enzyme, giving the protein MSESNVKFSEAEALDFHARGRPGKIEIVASKPMATQRDLSLAYSPGVAVPVRAIAENAQCAYDFTAKGNLVAVISNGTAILGLGNLGALASKPVMEGKAVLFKRFADVDSIDLEVATEDPRAFIEAVALLEPSFGGINLEDIAAPDCFVIEQELRERMNIPVFHDDQHGTAIITAAGLINACLLTHRKLEDTKVVVNGAGAAAIACTELIKAMGVRADHVIMCDRSGVIYQGRTDLDQWKSAHAVVTDRRSLTDALEGADVFLGLSAAGALKPEMVRHMAPQPIIFAMANPDPEITPPDAKAARPDAIVATGRSDYPNQVNNVLGFPFIFRGALDVRATAINDEMKIAAAQALAELAREPVPEEVAAAYGGRAQKFGADYIIPAPFDPRLLEIVPAAVAEAAMRSGVAQRPIENMAFYRQALRARLNPTLSVLSMAYQAARANPKRVLFAEGEEPNVLRAAIAFKEGGYGTPVLVGREDVYDLLRELGVDDPSEYEVLNSRNSPLVGRAVDHIYAKLQRRGHLRREVERLVNQDRNFFAAAMLQLGEADAMITGTTRPYSQSLSQVRTVIGRESDAEPFGVNIIVGQHETVMIADTAVNERPDAQQLAAIAVRTAAFARRMGLEPRVAFVSYTTFGNPPGAYVANLRDAVRLLDTMSVDFEYEGEMAADVALSHDSQRRYYPFSRLTGPANILIMPGLQSANLSAKLLRALGGESVMGPFLLGMEKPVQIAPMTASANDLVNLAVLAAATAA